One window of the Lynx canadensis isolate LIC74 chromosome D3, mLynCan4.pri.v2, whole genome shotgun sequence genome contains the following:
- the LOC115527966 gene encoding RIMS-binding protein 3A-like: MTKDSPSPLGCGRATPKKPGSPGPSAAVLEEQRRELEKLRAELEAERARGRAATQRFASQARQLREAAERERQQLVDHLRSKWEAQHDRELRQLQEDMLREREAEIRQLLRWKEAEMRQLRQLLHRERDGVMRQARELQRQLAEELVNRGYCGRAGAPDVAAAQCRCRLQEVLAQLRWDTDGEQASRIRHLQAALDVERRLFLKYILQHFRWHPALPVSPDPQAVHSTEEPPLHTAGNSPRPPKSVCKLESLNTDSLSAGIRLRSRSLDVVPARCSSSPDSLLHTPRSCSLDSLAPARSRYLDSTLSCPKAPESKKPASWPDTPILGSSSPPPPLPPPPPPTSKHRRPSDSLGEDSGSQPCEALTPSPPDLDYQELVKQNSELSEALQVLARRCSGLWEENVQLWRAGFQDKSDEKVKRLKVKHAELAGLARRLEDRARKLQETNLRAVSAPVPGESRAGLELCQAFARQRARDLSEQASELLAKDKQIEELRLEYRLLQARVASGMNSVPHPGGGAAQAQWLNISELDRLQRESQREVLRLQRQLTMQQSTGCARAEADGESVPFEEARRQVQALELELGAQAAAARRRGEEGEAQLRAALREEAWLAQENARLQAQADWTRKVAAENSDVRRQLGCACQERDAAGMLAEQLLQQAARGQDRQQQLQHDLQKALRDLQAAREEMLALQCQTGYLPQESREAPQVPEAQVRDSGRTKFQLAPEEQAASQPSADKQGNQEASQLESPIAIREPASDPQVPDRVPASGPLDSGSLAKKTSSQSNSPSELESIWTTVPSCPPLDMDTASEAEDLEPDGVSSTLEARSSEAPLTPKLKIFLARYSYNPFKGPNEHPESELPLTAGDYVYVLGDMDEDGFYEGELEDGRRGLVPSNLVEQIPDSDILGCRSPKSPDFSPTRLLGRHSKFLKEDTGHSLLPGKAQGAMDKGTCQMVRAGSKTEVAIEISDAKREEDSWLGSLQYGEEKGFSRPLLGATGAFCVAPMQLHLQSVAATSAKITWVYSSSNHPHMVYLNDQEHALTPAGVCCYTFHSLHPSTRYRARVEVQLPWDLLQVHWETTSSTITFDTPLAGPPHPPLDVLVERHASPGSLVVSWLPVTIHSAGSSNGVQVTGYAVYADGFKVAEVADATAGSTLLEFSQLHLPLMCQNVSVRTMSLCGESLDSVPAQIPHDCFTCHQLPETSSFSYSCGDLSTCRVTVPVHPQRLALAPLSAKASPHTPGSCREPQVEFLEAFPEEPSRRQSPMCNLSSEGECASVGSGSQPQGPIGAQEVCRKDLLFQKSSPNHRPSLLSGQSRGEENCYWHMGARKSHASGVVHLFPEFGLEKQPYQEKAAFEKVLRQKQDTDVFAPPQLDTSQPYVSDFHNILQEEEAVHVNLWGPEGREQRKEFRTQNRSCQALGTKRECQLLEPSPAHCPAPSSKVIKMFRGCPSPLGTEVDTLARVFVALFDYDPLVMSSNPEVAEEELAFQKGQLLRVWGSQDPCGFYHGECNGQVGNIPGHLVAEVKVGTEQTDGMWHLPAQGHLSSVAHLDDFGGLTSPQGSFPMPQGNPRRSPLWTPTTMMTALDYDPKDGRAGGQVKDKLSLRAGDMVMVYGPVDDKGFYYGESGGHRGLVPAHLLDHLPLHGK, encoded by the coding sequence ATGACCAAGGACTCGCCCAGCCCTTTGGGCTGCGGCCGCGCGACACCCAAGAAGCCGGGTAGTCCGGGTCCATCGGCAGCGGTGCTGGAGGAGCAAAGGCGGGAGCTGGAGAAGCTGCGGGCGGAGCTGGAGGCGGAGCGGGCGCGTGGACGCGCAGCGACGCAGCGCTTCGCGTCCCAGGCGCGCCAGCTGAGGGAGGCGGCCGAGCGGGAGAGGCAGCAGCTGGTTGACCATCTGCGCTCCAAGTGGGAGGCTCAGCACGACCGGGAGCTGCGGCAGCTGCAGGAGGACATGCTGCGGGAGCGTGAGGCCGAGATTCGGCAGCTGCTGCGCTGGAAGGAGGCCGAGATGCGGCAGCTGCGGCAGCTGCTGCACCGCGAGCGCGACGGCGTCATGCGCCAGGCCCGGGAGCTGCAGCGCCAGCTGGCAGAGGAGTTAGTGAACCGTGGCTACTGTGGCCGCGCGGGGGCGCCCGACGTCGCTGCTGCTCAGTGCCGCTGTCGCCTGCAGGAAGTGCTGGCACAGCTTCGCTGGGACACCGACGGCGAGCAGGCCTCGCGCATCCGACACCTGCAGGCGGCGCTCGACGTGGAGCGCCGGCTCTTCCTCAAGTACATCCTACAGCACTTCCGCTGGCATCCCGCTTTGCCCGTCTCCCCCGACCCCCAAGCCGTGCATTCTACGGAAGAGCCGCCCCTCCATACCGCCGGCAACTCCCCCAGGCCCCCAAAGTCCGTCTGTAAACTCGAATCCTTGAATACTGACAGCCTGAGCGCTGGCATCCGCCTGCGCTCCCGCTCCCTAGACGTggtgccagccaggtgctccagctCCCCAGACAGCCTGCTCCACACGCCGCGCTCCTGCTCTCTCGATTCTTTGGCACCAGCGCGTTCCCGCTATCTCGACAGCACCCTCAGTTGCCCCAAAGCCCCCGAATCCAAGAAGCCGGCCTCCTGGCCAGACACCCCCATCTTAGGCTCCTCGAGTCCTCCGCCCCCGCTACCCCCACCACCGCCACCGACATCGAAGCACAGGAGACCTAGTGACTCTCTAGGAGAGGACTCCGGGAGCCAGCCCTGCGAGGCCCTGACTCCCTCGCCGCCGGATCTGGACTACCAGGAGCTTGTGAAGCAGAACTCGGAACTGTCAGAGGCGTTGCAGGTGCTGGCACGCCGCTGCTCGGGACTGTGGGAGGAGAACGTGCAGCTGTGGCGCGCAGGTTTCCAGGACAAGTCCGACGAGAAGGTGAAGCGGCTCAAGGTGAAGCACGCGGAGCTTGCAGGCCTCGCGAGGCGCCTAGAGGACCGGGCCCGAAAGCTGCAAGAAACCAACCTGCGGGCTGTGAGCGCGCCTGTGCCAGGCGAGAGCCGCGCTGGCCTGGAACTGTGCCAGGCCTTTGCCCGCCAGCGCGCACGGGACTTGTCGGAACAGGCAAGCGAGCTGCTGGCCAAGGACAAGCAGATCGAAGAGCTGCGGCTGGAGTACCGCTTGCTGCAAGCTCGCGTCGCCTCAGGCATGAATAGTGTCCCGCACCCTGGCGGGGGTGCTGCCCAAGCCCAGTGGCTCAACATCAGTGAGTTGGACCGGCTGCAGCGCGAGTCCCAGCGGGAGGTGCTCCGCCTGCAGAGACAGTTGACGATGCAGCAGTCCACCGGCTGCGCCCGAGCTGAGGCGGACGGCGAGAGCGTACCCTTCGAGGAGGCGCGGCGGCAGGTGCAGGCACTGGAGCTGGAGCTAGGCGCCCAGGCGGCCGCGGCACGGCGCCGCGGCGAGGAGGGTGAAGCGCAGCTGCGGGCGGCGCTACGCGAGGAAGCCTGGCTGGCGCAGGAGAACGCGCGGTTGCAGGCTCAGGCTGACTGGACGCGGAAGGTGGCGGCGGAAAACAGCGATGTGCGCAGGCAGCTGGGCTGCGCGTGCCAGGAGCGCGACGCCGCCGGCATGCTGGCGGAGCAGCTGCTACAGCAGGCTGCGCGCGGGCAGGACAGGCAGCAACAGCTGCAGCACGACCTGCAGAAGGCCCTGCGAGATCTCCAGGCTGCTAGGGAGGAGATGCTGGCGCTGCAGTGTCAGACTGGTTACCTTCCCCAGGAATCCCGGGAGGCCCCCCAAGTCCCGGAGGCTCAAGTCAGAGATAGTGGAAGGACCAAGTTCCAGCTGGCGCCTGAAGAGCAAGCAGCTTCACAGCCCAGTGCAGACAAACAGGGAAATCAGGAAGCTTCTCAGCTGGAAAGTCCAATTGCTATCAGGGAGCCAGCCAGTGACCCTCAAGTGCCAGACAGAGTCCCAGCCAGCGGACCTCTGGACTCCGGGTCCCTAGCCAAGAAAACTAGCTCCCAGTCGAATTCTCCCTCTGAGTTGGAGTCCATATGGACCACGGTGCCATCTTGTCCTCCTCTGGATATGGACACAGCCAGCGAGGCGGAGGATCTGGAGCCTGACGGTGTGTCCTCTACCTTGGAAGCGAGGAGCTCAGAGGCCCCCCTGACCCCTAAGCTCAAGATCTTCCTGGCTCGGTATAGCTACAATCCTTTTAAGGGGCCTAATGAACATCCTGAGAGTGAACTGCCCCTCACAGCTGGAGATTATGTGTATGTTTTGGGGGACATGGATGAAGATGGATTTTATGAAGGGGAGCTTGAGGATGGCCGGCGGGGGCTGGTGCCCTCCAACCTGGTGGAGCAGATTCCAGACAGTGACATCCTGGGCTGCCGGTCCCCCAAGTCCCCTGACTTCAGCCCTACTCGACTCCTAGGTAGACACAGCAAGTTTTTGAAGGAAGACACTGGTCACAGCTTGTTGCCTGGGAAAGCCCAGGGAGCTATGGACAAGGGGACATGCCAGATGGTGAGGGCAGGCTCCAAGACAGAAGTGGCAATAGAGATCTCAGATGccaagagagaagaagacagcTGGCTGGGCTCGCTGCAGTATGGGGAGGAGAAGGGCTTCTCTAGACCCCTTCTGGGGGCCACAGGGGCTTTTTGCGTGGCTCCCATGCAACTACACCTGCAGAGTGTTGCAGCCACATCAGCCAAGATTACCTGGGTCTACAGCAGCAGCAACCACCCCCACATGGTATACCTCAATGACCAGGAGCATGCCCTGACCCCAGCAGGTGTGTGCTGCTACACCTTCCACAGCCTGCATCCTAGCACACGGTACCGGGCACGAGTGGAGGTGCAGCTGCCATGGGACTTGCTGCAGGTGCACTGGGAAACAACGTCCTCCACCATCACCTTTGACACACCGCTGGCAGgacctcctcaccctcctctggATGTGCTGGTGGAGCGCCATGCTTCACCAGGCAGCCTAGTGGTCAGCTGGCTCCCTGTAACCATCCACTCTGCTGGGTCATCCAACGGAGTCCAGGTCACTGGCTACGCTGTGTATGCTGATGGGTTCAAGGTTGCAGAGGTTGCTGATGCCACTGCTGGGAGCACCCTGTTGGAATTTTCCCAGCTCCACCTGCCCCTGATGTGCCAGAATGTCTCTGTGAGAACCATGTCGCTTTGTGGTGAGTCCCTGGATTCAGTGCCAGCCCAGATCCCTCATGACTGTTTCACCTGTCACCAATTGCCAGAGACTTCTTCCTTTAGCTACAGCTGTGGTGACCTGTCTACCTGCAGAGTCACAGTCCCTGTCCATCCTCAGAGGCTGGCACTGGCTCCCCTGAGTGCTAAAGCCAGCCCCCACACTCCTGGAAGCTGCAGGGAGCCCCAGGTCGAGTTTCTAGAAGCATTCCCTGAAGAACCCTCAAGGAGGCAGTCCCCGATGTGCAACCTGAGTTCAGAGGGAGAATGTGCAAGTGTGGGGTCTGGCAGCCAACCCCAGGGGCCTATAGGGGCCCAGGAGGTCTGCAGAAAGGACTTGCTCTTTCAGAAGAGTTCCCCAAACCACAGACCATCTCTGCTCAGTGGACAGTCTAGGGGAGAAGAAAACTGCTACTGGCACATGGGCGCCAGAAAAAGCCATGCTTCGGGAGTCGTCCATCTGTTCCCAGAATTTGGGCTTGAGAAGCAACCATATCAGGAAAAGGCTGCTTTTGAAAAGGTCCTTAGGCAAAAGCAAGATACCGATgtgtttgcccctccccagctggacACCAGCCAACCATATGTGTCTGACTTCCACAACATTttgcaggaggaggaggcagtgCACGTCAATCTGTGGGGCCCAGAGGGGCGAGAGCAGAGAAAGGAGTTTAGGACCCAGAACAGGAGCTGTCAGGCTCTGGGGACCAAGAGAGAGTGCCAGCTCCTGGAGCCCAGCCCAGCACATTGTCCAGCTCCATCCAGCAAAGTCATTAAGATGTTCAGGGGTTGCCCCTCACCACTGGGGACAGAGGTGGACACTTTGGCCAGGGTCTTTGTGGCCCTCTTTGATTATGACCCCCTGGTGATGTCTTCCAACCCCGAGGTTGCAGAGGAGGAGCTAGCCTTCCAGAAAGGGCAGCTGCTAAGAGTGTGGGGCTCTCAGGATCCTTGTGGCTTCTACCATGGTGAATGCAATGGGCAAGTGGGCAACATACCTGGGCATCTGGTGGCCGAGGTAAAGGTAGGCACAGAGCAGACTGATGGGATGTGGCATTTGCCAGCACAAGGGCACCTGTCCTCTGTGGCCCACCTCGATGACTTTGGGGGGCTCACCAGCCCCCAAGGCTCCTTTCCTATGCCCCAAGGGAACCCCCGGAGGTCACCACTGTGGACTCCAACAACCATGATGACAGCTTTGGACTATGACCCCAAGGATGGGCGAGCAGGGGGCCAGGTAAAGGACAAGCTGTCACTGAGGGCAGGGGATATGGTCATGGTCTATGGGCCTGTGGATGACAAGGGATTCTATTATGGGGAGTCAGGTGGTCACAGGGGCCTGGTCCCAGCCCACCTGCTGGATCACCTTCCCCTCCATGGAAAGTGA